In Gigantopelta aegis isolate Gae_Host chromosome 14, Gae_host_genome, whole genome shotgun sequence, the following proteins share a genomic window:
- the LOC121387951 gene encoding mitogen-activated protein kinase kinase kinase 3-like → MASNDVLSRQGLTIVKQLGRGSFASVFLYEEQNGKKHAIKTVLFTPIASVEEFDKVIREVDLLSKLSHERIVSYTRHIVTDNRLHIFLEYMERGSVKERIEATGPLDVVTCSVYTRQMLDGLTYLHGDDIHIVHRDIKAGNVLLDGDGNVKLADFGISKELQELRSDLRTEAGTYYWMAPEVIRAEEYGRKVDIWSLGCTVVEMLTEKPPLHQYTPQQAILKVGRGEPLEYQLPGDAGELAAVRSFLEKTFQKQYSDRPTAVELSHDPFVALQSGQF, encoded by the exons ATGGCCAGCAACG ATGTGCTTAGCCGACAAGGACTCACAATAGTTAAACAACTTGGAAGAGGAAGTTTCGCGTCTGTTTTTCTGTATGAAGAGCAGAACGGGAAGAAACACGCCATTAAGACAGTGCTCTTTACCCCCATAGCCAGCGTTGAg GAGTTTGACAAGGTAATACGAGAAGTCGATTTATTGTCCAAGTTGTCACACGAGCGGATTGTGTCCTACACCCGCCATATAGTGACCGACAATCGACTTCATATATTCTTGGAGTACATGGAAAGG GGTTCAGTCAAAGAACGAATTGAAGCAACTGGTCCCCTGGATGTCGTTACTTGTTCTGTCTACACCAGGCAGATGCTGGACGGACTCACCTACCTACATGGGGATGACATTCACATTGTTCACAGAGATATAAAAG CTGGCAATGTTTTACTGGATGGTGACGGGAACGTGAAGTTGGCAGATTTCGGGATCTCCAAAGAGTTGCAGGAGCTACGGTCTGACCTTCGAACTGAGGCCGGGACCTATTACTGGATGGCCCCGGAAGTCATTAGGGCGGAGGAATATGGCAGGAAGGTGGATATTTG GAGTCTCGGTTGTACCGTGGTAGAGATGCTGACCGAAAAACCACCCTTGCACCAATACACACCTCAGCAGGCTATACTTAAAGTAGGTCGAGGTGAACCACTAGAATACCAGTTACCTGGAGACGCAGGGGAACTAGCTGCTGTTAGGTCTTTCCTGGAGAAAACCTTTCAGAAACAGTACAGCGATCGACCCACTGCCGTGGAACTGTCACATGACCCTTTCGTTGCACTACAAAGTGGACAGTTTTAG